The Chryseolinea soli nucleotide sequence ACGCTGAAATTGGGATTGATGGATTTTTGCTGGGGCACCACTAGATTCTGCGTAACCACAGGACTTTGGCAGGTAGCAAAATTGACTGCCTGCAACGATACCTCTACCTGCTGATCGGCCCCAACCATTCGTGGATATTGAACCGATAGGGTTGCCAGACCGTTGTTTGGCACGGACTGTGAAACACCATTGAGCTTTATCGACCACTGGTAGTCGGCATAGCCTTTGTATACGGCTTCCAGTGTGAAACCTATGTCACTACAGGTGAGCAATGAAATGTCGCTGGAGAAATCACCAATTGGCTCGGGATTTACGCGTACTTTCATAGCCGTTTGATACTGACACCCGGTAAGTAGCATGACGGTGAGTGAAACATCATAATCCTCGTAAGTCGTGCCGGAATGGTTGCCGAGTGCCCCCGGTGTGGGGGTGTATAGACTTTGCGTTGGACCGTTAAGTTGATCAATGACATTGCCGTTCTTGTCGGTCAGTTCCCATAAATAATTTATAGGATGCAGCGCTTGCGTATTGGGTGCCGCCTGAAAGAATACCGAATTTAAGGGAGCACAATTGGGATCGAAAGGATTATAGTTGGAGTTGATGCTAACGACCGCTCCCCCTGGATATACTGTTATCGTTTGGTCGGCCGAAACAACGGAGCAATTGTCATCGCTGACGGCCGTGAGTCGAACCTTGAAATACCGGATGAGGGATGTCGTGTTATCGAATTGCAATGTGGCCGGCGGGTAGGGGAAAGGTGGGTTGACCTGATCGTTTTCTACGTGGTAACCCAGGCCATTTTGTTCATCCACTTCCCATACAAATTCCTTTATGCTGCTGCCGGCCGGTAATGCCGGGGTAGTATTTGCAAAATCGACCGAGGAACTTCCGCAGAGCAGACCCGAAGGATACGTAAAGGACGGTTGCGGCAACGGAGCTACTTTGATGTCTTTCGCGATCATGACCGGCTCGCATCCTCCGTTGGTTGATACGCGATATGCTACTGTGTGCGTCCCTACCGTGAAAAGCTTGTCGACCGGGTCGTTCGCAAAAAAAGCTTTGTCCTCCACGAACGTTACCCCATCGTAGTCAAAGTCCCAGGAATATTTGACCATGCTCACCGGAAATGATGTGGTTAGCGTGGCCGATGGCACAAGGTGTGTTTTTACTCCATTGCAAACCGTGGCCCCTGTAAAATCTATAACGGGCTGGTTGGCCATGGTGATCTTGATCTCGCTGCGCGATTCGCAAGTGGTCACTTGGTCTTTCAGGATGAGCCGTATCGTGTATTCACCCTCCGTCAAGGTTATTTGACTCAAGCCCGTTGCCGGATCCACGAAGTAGGGCAGTTGACTGGTCGAGAAATCACCTGGACTCCCCATCGGGACGTTCGGGTAGCTGGCAACCGTTGTGGTAACACCTCCTATTTTCTTATCCATTTCCCAACGCCAAAGCGGGATAGCTCCGACTGTGCCTGGCGGAGGCGTGGGGATGGTGGAGACATCCTCGAAGGTGAAGGTGCGCGGGTTGTTGTCGCAGAACTTGTTCAATTGAGCGGGATCCAAAACGTTCCCGTTGTCATCGGTTGTTTCCATTTCGGCAACCACCGGTTCGATCACTTCGATGATATCATCGTATGCGACAATACAATCCCCCAGTGCATTCACATCTTTGACGCGAAGGCGGACCAATTTCAACCCTGATTTCGGGAAGCTGAATTGTTGCTTTGTGAGACCTGCGGCGAATGCTGTGCCGTCGTTTTGAAAAGGGTAGCGATTGAGAATGGGGGACGAGTCTGTTGGACCGTCATAGATGACCCATTGATAGGCAAAATAAGAACCGCCATAACCCGGTGCCGGCGGGGGGATAGGTGGCGTGAGATCTTTGGCGTAAACATTTTCGCCAATACAAAACTGTCTTTGTAAGGGGCCGGTGAATCCCTGTCCGTGGATGTCGAAATCGGGATTGGGAGATGGCACAACGAACACGGGGGCATGCGTAATAACGGGCATGCTATCCCCAGTGGGGTTAACCGGATTAAGTGCGCCATCGGACAGTACGGCATCATAGGGATTACAAGTGTTCCAATTGCTCATCTTCATCCAGAACGTAGATCCAATGGGGGCGCCTTGCGTGATGGTGATCGGCAAACTGTTTGTGTAGGGACCGCTTACGGGATATTTTGGCTTGCCGCCAAGGCTGGGATTTTTATAAGGGAAGGTTACCGAACTGCCATTGACCTTTATTTTTGATGAAGGTATCGGGGCTGCAGGCGGAGCCCAGGGCGGAGGCGCAACGCCATAGTCAAATTCGACCCAGCGCGCCGGGAGGTTAGTGCGTGATAATATCGGATTAGGATTACAGTTAAATCGCGAGACATCAGAAAAAACAAATGTGCCGTTGAATGAGTCGCAAATCCGGATGTAGGCGAGGGTAATTTGGACGTTGTCCTTGTCCCAAACCTCGGCATCGAATGTTAATTTGGTCGAGCCGATCGGTGTGCAGGGATTGATTGCCTGCAACGTTACCGTGTAAGCACATTCGGGTACGGCCGTCCTATATCGGTGTGCAATGTCTTCGAAATACTCGAAGGCTCCGGTTGTTGGATTTGTGAAGTAAGACGTGGACGACTGCACGATATGTTCTCCCGGAGGAGGAAAACTGCCATCTCCCCAGTCTACATAATATTCCGTGTCGCCAGGAGTGGCATTGGTAAATTGTGCGCGAACAACGTATCGATAGGGAATACATTGGGGGACTGTGGTTATCCTTTGTCCCCCCGCGCCCAACGATTTACATTGTGACCATGCCTCTCCAGCGATGAGGGTCACCAGGCACAAGATCAAGCAGAGGCAATAGCTAATTTTTGCTTTCATACCGAAAAGGGTTCAATCATTGACAAAGCCCTTTGACAAACCCGGTGCCATTAAAAAATGCCCTTTAAGACTTAGAAACACACATTTTAAAACGGGTGCCAACGATATTTCGTCGGTTCGTCGTTTTTTCGTTGGCTAAGCGGTCGCATTCTTTTTGTCTGTAAAAAGTAACCAGACTCGTCACCCGGATTTTTTTTGGATCGCTTGTTGGTTTGGGAGGAGGTATAAAAGAAGGGAAGAGACAATAGTCCATAAACTGATGATCCTGGGCCATTGAACGCGGTGGTCAATGGACCTTTCACGAAGTCGATTGAATAAAAAAAATTAACCAGGTTGGAGGGCCTTGAGAGGATGAAGCGCAGGCTTGAAGGATTTGGTTGACATCGTGGTGCGTAGTGTTTGATGAGGCGCAGCACGATGTTGTAGATACTATGGGGTCATGAGCATTTTTTCGGCGACCCGGCAATGCGAGATCGGTTGCTATCTATTCGATCAATGGACAAGCATGGCAGGTTGACACCGAAATGACTCAAGCTTATCAACCAGGTTTGACCCTGGTTAAATCCTTTAGATTTGAGTTTTGTATGACCGATTTATGTCGACAGAATACTGCTTTTCGTCTTGTCTAAGAGTTCCGGCATCGTTATTTTTTGAATCTCCGTCAAAAAATGACAATCCTCCGGTAATTTGCGCCGTTAGAGTACATAAAATTAATTGGAGCCCTTATATTTTATGGAAAAGAATACGAAGCCTGCGGAGGAAGTGGTGCGCACGCACCGACCCGATGGCCGTCCAGGTGTGGTCTTGTTGAAGCAGGAGTATGATTTTTTATGTTCGTTCATCCTTTCCAGTGTCGAAAAATCGGATAACATTACGTTGAACGATTTGCTTGAAAAGGCCCGTGTCACCCTCGATGGAAAATGGAGCGGCGACCTGTCTTGGAAGATCCTCCAGGTAAAAATGGATCTGGAAGCCCACCGCCTCCTCGAAGTGATGGTGGCGACACGCAAGCGCCATGCCTACACCCTCAAATTGACCCGCCAGGGTCTTTCCAGAATCCGCTATGAGAATCAAGTGGCCGAGTGGGCCGAGAAAGATTGAGCGCATTACAAGTTCTCCAAGAACTTTTTAAATTTTGGAGTGTCGTAATTCGTCGTGCCTGTTTCCTTGCTCACAATTTTTCCTTCGCTGTTGATCACTAGCGTGGTCGGAATGGAGGGAACCTGCAGTTGTTCGGGAAGATATCCTGAGGGCACATACACGGGGAATGCATAGCCTTTTTCCTTTGTAAAGTTCACCACTTTTGTAAAGTTCTCCCTTTTGTCTAACGACAGCATAACAAAGACGATTTTATCGTTGTCCTTTACCTTTTTATAGAGCTCGTCAATGCCCGGCATCTCTACACGGCAGGGGCCGCACCACGTGGCCCACATGTTCAGAAAGATCGTCTTGCCTTTAAACTGATTGAAGTCGATCACATGACCTTCCAGGTCCTTTATGTTGAAATTATAATCGAAGGTTTTCATGACCGCTGGTGGGGCCGCTGCGGCGTCCAGGATGCCCGTTTTCATGAGGGCAGAGCTCGTAAAGTAGGAGACGCCGGAAAGAGCCCCCGTTATACGCAATACGACAAATACGATCGCAAACATGGCCCAGGGGCGCAAATGCCTCCAAATGGCGTGGATTAAGGCAGTGTTAAACGGGGTTTTCATCTTGCGCGCGCCAGGAAAGGGTTACCAAATCTCCATATTTTAATTAATTTCGAAAGATAATCTCGTTTAAGATCATGACAAAAACCGCTTTGGTCAAGTTTCTCATGTTGTTTCTTTTCGCTTCGTCGGCCTACGGACAAAAAGTGAAATACAAGGATATCTGGGGGCTTTTAAGCACCAAGCAGTATGAAGCAGCGGAACCGTTCCTGAAAAATTATCTAAAGGAGAACGCCGACAATCCCAATGCCCTGTTGTATATGGGTATTATTTTCCAGGAAAAATCAGGTAAAGACGATGTGCTGAAGCAAACGCGGCGAGCTATTTCGGACATGGATTCCGCTATCCTGTATTACGATAAGGCTTATAAAACCATCACGGAAAAAGAAGTAAAACGCAACGATGAATACTACCAGGCCTACAACCGGCGCGACTTGCGTACGGGCGAGTTTGGCGTGAAGCTTTCCGATATCCAGTTCGACCTGGAAAAGAAAATGGAAGGGCTGCGCGAACGCATCGATCGCGTGAAGATGGTCAAATACTATTTCAATCTGGCCGACAGTCTCTATAAAAAAACCAACGCGCTATACCGGACCCTCCAGGCCAGTGCGCCGGATGAAAAGGCGTTTTATCTGCGGGCAAACGAGAACACGGTGGCGAGTGTTGTTGCCCTGGGGGTTCGCTATGATTCCTGTCTGAAAGCGTTTAACAATTATAAGTCGAGTGCGGTCACCATCGGTCGAACAGGATACAATCAAACGCTATCCGAACGCGAAATCGTGGATATGAAAAAAGACGGGGCTTCGCCAGCTAATTTTTATCAGGACGATTTGCAGGTGTGGGACTATCGTAAATTTGCCGATAAGGCGAAACTCTCTATTGAGAAAGAGATCATTCCCATGCGCCAGCATTTGGTCTCCTATGATATCGAGATCAACAAACTTCGTGAAAAGCTCAACAAGGATTCTGTTTCCGTCCGAAGCGATCTCACATCTTTGATCGATAAGCTTTTGATGGAGCAACTTAAAAAATATGATCCGGAGCCTTTGCCGATGGAAGTATTCTCTCTGAAGATATCCGATCTCGAATACCGGTCGGCGTTGCTGGAGAATAAGACTGTTCGCGATTCCAGCGATCTCCAGTTTCGCCTGGCCTTGCTGACAAAGGAATTGAAATATGTTACGCGTCTGGATAGTATGGCGGCCAGGCTCTCCACAGAAGATGTCGATCAAAAAGCCGAGAACTATGAACTGTTTATAAAAAATACGTATAACAGCACCGTTGTGTTGAAGAGCTTTGTGAAAGCCTTGAAGGAGTATTCAGAGCGTGAGAAATTGAAAAAGCAAGCGCAGGTTACGCAGACAAAAGATGCGCTTCAATGGATCGTTATCGGCGCCGACTCTATCCCGGTCGTACCCGCGGTGGCGAATGCACGGTTCAAGCCCCTGATCATCCTGGAAGAAAAATTCACTTCGGGATTGCAGTACGCCGACTCGCTGAACCCAACCGGATATTTTTATACGATCCGTCCTTCGCGGATACCGGATGTGAAAGTGACATTTCCTGTGGACAAACCGAATTTTAAACTCTCACGGGTAAGCTCATCCAAAGCATTGACGTATTCGGATGCTGCCGGGCAGATTTATTTTGTGTTGATCTATACAGAGCGTCCGGCCAAGGATGGTAAACATGCGGCAACGCTGGCCAAGATCTATCGATCGGATGGATTGGCGTGGAGCATGAACTATCAGTTGGGGTATGTTCCCAAGGAAATTCAGTTTAAGCCCGATGGGGGTGAACTCACCATCAAAGGCGATACACAACAAAACACAATCGATAAGAATGGGAAGTTGGTGAAGTAGGCGTGATTAGCCTACTAGTTTTCTCCAGTCGGTGAAGCGCATGTCGATGCGTGTCTTCATCTTTTCGTAGTTCTCCCAACTGTCGGTCACGTGGTAAATGGAGGGCAGCGTTTTTACCAGGATCTCATCATAGTCGCTGCGGTACAGACCGCCGCCATAATAGTAGTAGGTGAACATGTTGCCCTGGCGATTGAAAAGTTCAAAGCCCAGATAGCCGTCCCAGATCTCGCTGAGGATGGTGCACGAAATTTCCCGGCGTTTGAAACGGAAGATCTGATTGGAGGCTTCATCTTCAAAATACTCTGAATAAAGTCCCGTGTCAATGATCCATCCTAAATACATGCCAATGTGAACATAGGCTTGTTCGATGGGTAATGAATCGGGGAAGTTTCCAAGAAAGTGACTCTTCGCGTTATCGTAGATGGTCTTTTGGATATCCGCTTTTCTTTCCATATAACAATGTTAAACCTCCAGGTGCAGTTAAACAAATAAAAGTATCATTTTATATCTCAATGAAAGAACAAGTAACCCACAAAAATAGCGGCTACTATCCCTCCCAGGTCAGCGATCAGACCGGCGGTTAACGCATAGCGTGTTTTTCGCACATTTACGGAGCCAAAATACACAGCCAGAATATAGAATGTGGTTTCGGCGCATCCCCGGAAAATGCTGCTCAGGTTGGCGACGAAAGAATCGGGGCCGAAGGTTTTGGATATTTCGATCATCATGCCCCGTGCGCTTTGACCGCTCATGGGTTTGAGGAACGCCACGGGCAATGCTTGCACAAAGTCGGTGTTTAATCCAACCGAACCGACCGTCCAGGCGATGCCTTTAATAATGTACTCCAGCGCACCCGATGTCCGGAAGATGCCGATCGCGACGAGCATAGCGATGAGAAAGGGAATGATCTTCACAGAAGTTTCAAAGCCTTCCTTCGCACCTTCTACAAAGGTTTCGAAAAGCGGTATTTTCCTCCGGATGCCAAGGGCCAGGAAGGATATGATCACCGTGATGATGATCACACTGGTGATGAGCGTGGACTGGCGTTGCAGCTCGTCTTGCGAGAGCGTTGTGAAGTACCATACAGAAAGTACAACCACGCTGCAAAGGCCGACGATGTAGCCGAGCAATACCTTGTCCAGCAGTTTTATTTTTTGACGTGCGCAGAGGTAAATCAATCCTACCAGTGTGGAGCAGAAGGTGGCGATCAGGGTTGGGATGAAGATGCTCGTCGGGTTGAGGGAACCCAGCGTAGTGCGATCGGCAATGATGGCGAGGGGGATGACCGTGAGTCCCGAAGTGTTGAGCACCAGGAACATGATCTGTGCATTGGAAGCGGTGTCTGGGCTCGGATTGATCTCTTGCAATTCCTTCATCGCCTTGAGTCCCAGCGGCGTAGCGGCGTTGTCGAGGCCGAGCATGTTGGCGCTGAAATTCATGATGATGGAACCGGTGGCTGGGTGATCTTTGGGGATTTCCGGAAATAGTCTTGAAAAGAATGGACCCACCACTCGGGATAGGATGGGCACTATGCCCCCGCGTTCGCCGATCTTCATCAGCCCAAGCCAAAGGGACATCACGCCGGTGAGTGAAATAGAAATCTCAAACCCGGTTTTTGCCATGGCGAAGGTCGATTGCAAAAGTGCGGGGAAGACCTCCACATCCTGGAAGACGATCAATTTGAAAACGGCCACAACAAAAGCTAAAAGGAAAAAAGAAACCCAGATGTAGTTTAAGATCATGGCGGCGTATTTTCAATTCAACAAGGTACGACGATCACACGGTGTTAAGCAAATGCAGGGTGTGGCAGGCTACCAGGCCTGCCGTTTCCGTACGAAGCCGGCTGGGGCCGAGGCTCGCTTTGCGGAAGCCTTGTTGCAGGGCAAGGGCCAATTCCTCCTTCGAAAAATCGCCCTCGGGGCCAATCAGTACCACATAGTCTTGATGGGGTGTGGCCATTTGGTACAGGTGTAGCGGATTGTCAGGGTCCACATAGGCGATGAACTTCCCAGTTGCCTTGACGTGGGCAATGAACTCGGGTAAAGGCACGACACCGGTGAGTTTGGGGAGTGTGGCCTTCACGGACTGCTTCATTGCGCTCACACAAAGTTTCTCGAGTCGTTCAAGTTTTATGTGTATGCGTTCGGTGTGGTCGCATTCAGTGATCGTGATGGCGTCGATGCCGATCTCGACGGACTTTTCCACGAACCACTCCAACCGGTCTGCATTCTTCGTTGGGGAGATGGCGATGTGGATGGAGAAGTCTCGCGTCGGTGCAGCTTGCTTTTCGGTGACTTCGAAGGTGCACCGCTGGGGATCGGGGTGCGTGATGACGGCAGTGTAGAAGAAGCCTTTGCCGTCGGTCAGGTGGAGCGTATCGCCCTGTTTTTTTCGCAGCACTTTTGTGCAGTGTCTGGACTCGTCGGGGTCGAGGTAATGGATACCCTCGGGGAGGCGTGGTTGGTAAAAGAGATTCAAGCGGTCACGCGTAGAGTTTGTGAAGGTCGTTCACCAGGTTCACGTATTCCGTCATCGCTTGCTCTTTGGACTTGCCCTTCAATTCTTCCCACGCATCGAATTTGGCAATGGCTTTGAAGTCAAACCCGCCGGGGCGGTCGCCAGTGGCGTCGCCCTCTGTGGCTTGTTTGAACAGTCCATAGAGCCGGAGCAACTCTTCGTTGGTGGGTCTTTTCGTGAACGTCTTAGAGCGCTCTACCGCGGCGTCGAATTGTTGTTGGTCCATGGATGATTTTTTTAAAGTGAACGTATTTAAAATGAAAAACCGCTACGGCCAAGGTATTCGTTGGCCGTAGCGGTTTGTATGGCGTGACTATCGTTTTGTAATCTCGGTATACGGCCGCAGCGTTGCGCCGGTATAGATCTGACGGGGTCTGCCGATAGGCTCTTTGTTCTCACGCATTTCCTTCCATTGGGCGATCCATCCGGGGAGGCGTCCCATGGCAAACATGACGGTGAACATATCCACCGGTATGCCAAGGGCGCGATAGATGATGCCCGAGTAGAAGTCTACGTTGGGATAGAGCTTTCTTTCTACGAAGTAAGGATCTTTCAGGGCGGCTTCTTCAAGCTTCTGAGCGATCTCCAACACGGGGTCGTTCACGCCGAGTTTTTTCAAAACATCGTCGGCGGCCTTCTTGATGATCTTGGCACGCGGATCGAAATTTTTATACACGCGGTGTCCGAAGCCCATAAGGCGGAAGCCGCTGTTTTTGTCTTTGGCTTTGTTGATCCACTTTTCCGTGTCGCCGCCGTCTTTCTTGATGTTTTCGAGCATGACGATCACTTCCTGGTTGGCGCCGCCGTGCAGGGGCCCCCACAGGGCGTTGATACCGGCGGAGATGGACGAATAAATGCTAGCTTTGGATGAGCCGACGATACGCACCGTAGAGGTAGAGCAGTTTTGCTCGTGGTCTGCGTGGAGGATCAGCAATTTATCCAGCGCGTCTGCTATGACGGGGTCCACTTCAAAGTCTTCGGCGGGAAGGGCGAACACCATTTTGAGGAAACGTGAGCAATAGTCCAGTTTGTTGTCGGGGTAATTCACCGGGTGACCGACGGCATTTTTATAGGCCCAGGCGGCAAAGGTGGGCATTTTGGCCAGGGACCGTACGATGCTCAGATAAACGCCTTCAGCGGAACGGTTGGGGTCCAGCGACTCGGGATAGAATGCGGTTTGTGAGCAAAACAGCGACGCCAGCACGCCCATGGGATGGGCTG carries:
- a CDS encoding PKD domain-containing protein, whose protein sequence is MKAKISYCLCLILCLVTLIAGEAWSQCKSLGAGGQRITTVPQCIPYRYVVRAQFTNATPGDTEYYVDWGDGSFPPPGEHIVQSSTSYFTNPTTGAFEYFEDIAHRYRTAVPECAYTVTLQAINPCTPIGSTKLTFDAEVWDKDNVQITLAYIRICDSFNGTFVFSDVSRFNCNPNPILSRTNLPARWVEFDYGVAPPPWAPPAAPIPSSKIKVNGSSVTFPYKNPSLGGKPKYPVSGPYTNSLPITITQGAPIGSTFWMKMSNWNTCNPYDAVLSDGALNPVNPTGDSMPVITHAPVFVVPSPNPDFDIHGQGFTGPLQRQFCIGENVYAKDLTPPIPPPAPGYGGSYFAYQWVIYDGPTDSSPILNRYPFQNDGTAFAAGLTKQQFSFPKSGLKLVRLRVKDVNALGDCIVAYDDIIEVIEPVVAEMETTDDNGNVLDPAQLNKFCDNNPRTFTFEDVSTIPTPPPGTVGAIPLWRWEMDKKIGGVTTTVASYPNVPMGSPGDFSTSQLPYFVDPATGLSQITLTEGEYTIRLILKDQVTTCESRSEIKITMANQPVIDFTGATVCNGVKTHLVPSATLTTSFPVSMVKYSWDFDYDGVTFVEDKAFFANDPVDKLFTVGTHTVAYRVSTNGGCEPVMIAKDIKVAPLPQPSFTYPSGLLCGSSSVDFANTTPALPAGSSIKEFVWEVDEQNGLGYHVENDQVNPPFPYPPATLQFDNTTSLIRYFKVRLTAVSDDNCSVVSADQTITVYPGGAVVSINSNYNPFDPNCAPLNSVFFQAAPNTQALHPINYLWELTDKNGNVIDQLNGPTQSLYTPTPGALGNHSGTTYEDYDVSLTVMLLTGCQYQTAMKVRVNPEPIGDFSSDISLLTCSDIGFTLEAVYKGYADYQWSIKLNGVSQSVPNNGLATLSVQYPRMVGADQQVEVSLQAVNFATCQSPVVTQNLVVPQQKSINPNFSVSPSTPPEFPDAGYDFTHLNFDPDWTYTWSFGDGSREVTLQDLSVHHDYAKPGTFWAKLTAAQGTCVFKDSLQATVLPHQPIIDFDYDPAMGCAPLLVNFTNKSQYVDPSSYEWDFGVGEAPSYAINPSHLFEKPGVYTVKLSAKDATDGLVAVNQKNLIIEVKEKPLAYFSAKPLVVYIPGKVYLINQSLGATDYLWDFGDQTTSTEFQPTHEYAKEGIFGISLIAYANNTTCADTFKLATGIQALYGGDIYLPNAFVPSGLGPGNGRADQNSLFLPLTRGLRDYNLQIFNRWGQLVFETSDTSHGWDGYYNGQPCPPDVYVYKLTTRQENGQTVTRVGDINLIR
- a CDS encoding DUF6958 family protein, whose protein sequence is MEKNTKPAEEVVRTHRPDGRPGVVLLKQEYDFLCSFILSSVEKSDNITLNDLLEKARVTLDGKWSGDLSWKILQVKMDLEAHRLLEVMVATRKRHAYTLKLTRQGLSRIRYENQVAEWAEKD
- a CDS encoding TlpA family protein disulfide reductase, which codes for MKTGILDAAAAPPAVMKTFDYNFNIKDLEGHVIDFNQFKGKTIFLNMWATWCGPCRVEMPGIDELYKKVKDNDKIVFVMLSLDKRENFTKVVNFTKEKGYAFPVYVPSGYLPEQLQVPSIPTTLVINSEGKIVSKETGTTNYDTPKFKKFLENL
- a CDS encoding nucleoside recognition domain-containing protein; this translates as MILNYIWVSFFLLAFVVAVFKLIVFQDVEVFPALLQSTFAMAKTGFEISISLTGVMSLWLGLMKIGERGGIVPILSRVVGPFFSRLFPEIPKDHPATGSIIMNFSANMLGLDNAATPLGLKAMKELQEINPSPDTASNAQIMFLVLNTSGLTVIPLAIIADRTTLGSLNPTSIFIPTLIATFCSTLVGLIYLCARQKIKLLDKVLLGYIVGLCSVVVLSVWYFTTLSQDELQRQSTLITSVIIITVIISFLALGIRRKIPLFETFVEGAKEGFETSVKIIPFLIAMLVAIGIFRTSGALEYIIKGIAWTVGSVGLNTDFVQALPVAFLKPMSGQSARGMMIEISKTFGPDSFVANLSSIFRGCAETTFYILAVYFGSVNVRKTRYALTAGLIADLGGIVAAIFVGYLFFH
- a CDS encoding 16S rRNA (uracil(1498)-N(3))-methyltransferase; protein product: MNLFYQPRLPEGIHYLDPDESRHCTKVLRKKQGDTLHLTDGKGFFYTAVITHPDPQRCTFEVTEKQAAPTRDFSIHIAISPTKNADRLEWFVEKSVEIGIDAITITECDHTERIHIKLERLEKLCVSAMKQSVKATLPKLTGVVPLPEFIAHVKATGKFIAYVDPDNPLHLYQMATPHQDYVVLIGPEGDFSKEELALALQQGFRKASLGPSRLRTETAGLVACHTLHLLNTV
- a CDS encoding acyl-CoA-binding protein, whose product is MDQQQFDAAVERSKTFTKRPTNEELLRLYGLFKQATEGDATGDRPGGFDFKAIAKFDAWEELKGKSKEQAMTEYVNLVNDLHKLYA
- a CDS encoding citrate synthase, which translates into the protein MSKTAELIIDGKSYVLPLVEGTENEVGIDISDLLEKTGTITLDLGYKNTGATKSAITFLDGDKGILRYRGYSIEELAEKSNFLEVAHLLIFGELPNQQQYNKFSHDIKTHTLVHEDIKKILDGFPSTAHPMGVLASLFCSQTAFYPESLDPNRSAEGVYLSIVRSLAKMPTFAAWAYKNAVGHPVNYPDNKLDYCSRFLKMVFALPAEDFEVDPVIADALDKLLILHADHEQNCSTSTVRIVGSSKASIYSSISAGINALWGPLHGGANQEVIVMLENIKKDGGDTEKWINKAKDKNSGFRLMGFGHRVYKNFDPRAKIIKKAADDVLKKLGVNDPVLEIAQKLEEAALKDPYFVERKLYPNVDFYSGIIYRALGIPVDMFTVMFAMGRLPGWIAQWKEMRENKEPIGRPRQIYTGATLRPYTEITKR